A part of Anaerolineae bacterium genomic DNA contains:
- the gcvPA gene encoding aminomethyl-transferring glycine dehydrogenase subunit GcvPA, which yields MPFVPHTADDRETMLRRVGVASVEELFLDVPEARRFPTLELPPPLSEPEVLAELAQLAHRNWNLDQHPCFLGAGAYNHFVPSVVKHVLSRGEFYTAYTPYQPEVSQGTLQAIFEYQSLICDLTGMDAANASHYDGATALAEALIMALSVHRGRRRKGVISRTVHPEYRQTARTYTQGMGLELTGDEQPGLSLPDLAGIVDEDTAAVVIQVPDFLGAVPSLDEVRLLADAAHQAGALLVVAVNPISLGLLQPPGEYGADIVVGEGQPLGNHLSFGGPYLGFFATRTDHVRRMAGRLVGMTVDLDGNRGYVLTLATREQHIRRERATSNICTNQALNALAAAVYLAAMGPAGLRTVASACYHKAHYAASRVGRLTGYDVLSHRFFHEFVVRCPRPPSEVGGALLAEGIIPGYDLGEAYPELEGCMLLCVTELNTREQIDRLVDVLGAPS from the coding sequence ATGCCCTTCGTCCCTCACACCGCCGACGACCGGGAGACCATGCTCCGGCGAGTAGGCGTCGCGAGTGTCGAGGAGCTGTTCCTCGACGTTCCCGAGGCCCGAAGGTTCCCGACGCTAGAGCTGCCGCCGCCGCTCTCCGAGCCGGAAGTCCTGGCGGAGCTGGCTCAGCTAGCCCACCGCAACTGGAACTTGGACCAACACCCCTGCTTCCTGGGAGCGGGAGCCTACAACCACTTTGTCCCCAGCGTAGTGAAACACGTGCTTAGCCGCGGGGAGTTCTACACCGCCTACACCCCGTACCAGCCCGAGGTGAGCCAGGGCACTCTTCAGGCCATCTTCGAGTACCAGAGCCTGATCTGCGACCTCACCGGCATGGACGCCGCCAACGCCTCGCACTACGACGGGGCCACCGCCCTGGCCGAAGCCCTCATCATGGCCCTGAGCGTTCACCGCGGCCGCCGGCGCAAGGGCGTGATCTCGCGCACGGTTCACCCCGAGTACCGCCAGACGGCCCGCACCTATACCCAGGGCATGGGCCTCGAGCTCACCGGCGACGAGCAGCCCGGCCTCTCTCTTCCCGACCTGGCCGGCATCGTGGATGAAGACACAGCGGCGGTGGTCATCCAGGTGCCCGACTTCCTGGGGGCCGTGCCCAGTCTGGATGAGGTCCGCTTGCTGGCCGACGCGGCACATCAGGCAGGCGCCCTTCTAGTGGTGGCCGTCAACCCCATCTCGTTGGGCCTGCTCCAGCCACCCGGGGAGTACGGAGCCGACATCGTCGTAGGTGAGGGCCAGCCCCTCGGCAACCACTTGTCCTTTGGCGGTCCCTATCTTGGCTTCTTCGCCACCAGGACGGATCACGTCCGGCGCATGGCCGGGCGCCTGGTGGGGATGACGGTGGACCTAGACGGCAACCGTGGATACGTGCTCACCCTTGCCACTCGCGAGCAGCACATCCGCCGCGAGCGGGCTACTTCTAACATCTGCACCAACCAGGCCCTCAACGCCCTGGCAGCGGCGGTCTACCTGGCGGCTATGGGTCCGGCCGGGCTGCGGACGGTTGCCTCCGCCTGTTACCACAAGGCCCACTATGCCGCCTCTCGGGTGGGACGACTGACTGGCTACGACGTCCTGTCCCATCGTTTCTTTCATGAGTTCGTCGTCCGTTGCCCGCGGCCTCCTTCCGAGGTCGGCGGAGCTCTGCTGGCGGAGGGCATCATTCCCGGGTACGACCTGGGCGAGGCGTATCCCGAACTGGAGGGTTGCATGCTCCTCTGCGTCACCGAGCTCAACACTCGGGAACAGATTGACCGCCTGGTGGACGTGCTGGGAGCCCCGTCATGA
- the gcvH gene encoding glycine cleavage system protein GcvH produces MTRIDNSCRYTETHDWVRADGDIATFGISDYAQDQLSDIVFVELPEVGDNFEQGQVYAVVESVKAASDCYAPVSGEVVEVNSELESTPGLVNQEPYGAGWFIKVRMSDPAELERLRNAASYSELIQQLTEEE; encoded by the coding sequence ATGACCAGAATTGACAACTCCTGCCGGTACACCGAGACCCACGATTGGGTCCGCGCCGACGGGGACATCGCTACCTTCGGCATCTCCGATTACGCCCAGGATCAGCTGAGCGACATTGTGTTCGTGGAGCTACCTGAGGTGGGAGACAACTTCGAGCAGGGTCAGGTGTATGCCGTGGTCGAGTCGGTCAAGGCCGCTAGCGACTGCTACGCCCCCGTCAGCGGGGAGGTGGTCGAAGTCAACAGTGAGCTCGAGTCTACCCCCGGCTTGGTGAACCAGGAACCTTACGGTGCCGGTTGGTTCATAAAGGTGCGGATGTCCGATCCCGCCGAGCTCGAACGTCTGCGCAACGCTGCTTCCTACAGCGAGCTGATTCAGCAGCTGACCGAAGAGGAGTAG
- a CDS encoding YvcK family protein, with the protein MVRRVVAIGGGTGLSVLLKGLKRSDVDLAAVVTVGDDGGSSGRLRRELGLLPPGDFRSCIAALADDEALMTQLLQYRFGDGALGGHALGNLLLAAMADLTGSFERAVLETSRVLNIRGQIMPSTLEAVSVCAQVADSGSEGGGSRTVRGESRVGAAGPGIRRVFLEPGAPPAYPGAVRAILAADLIVLGPGSLYTSVLPNLLVPGICQAVRASGAVKVYVCNVASQAGETDGYSVQEHAAAIEENVGPGTFHYVLANNCWPDGARVAYVRPESGRALGQALVLADLVDERVPWRHDSAKLGRALLDFIG; encoded by the coding sequence ATGGTTCGACGTGTTGTGGCAATTGGCGGCGGGACGGGTCTGTCAGTCCTGCTCAAAGGGCTCAAGCGCAGCGACGTTGATCTCGCCGCGGTGGTGACCGTGGGCGATGACGGCGGAAGCTCGGGGAGGCTGCGGCGTGAGTTGGGCCTGCTCCCCCCGGGAGACTTCCGCAGCTGCATTGCGGCCCTGGCGGATGACGAAGCGCTCATGACTCAGCTTCTCCAGTACCGGTTCGGCGATGGTGCCCTGGGCGGACATGCGCTGGGGAACCTGTTGCTCGCGGCTATGGCGGATCTGACCGGTTCCTTCGAGCGAGCTGTGCTCGAGACCAGCAGAGTGCTCAACATCCGGGGGCAGATCATGCCCAGTACGCTCGAGGCCGTCTCGGTGTGTGCTCAGGTAGCCGATAGTGGCAGCGAAGGCGGAGGATCCCGCACGGTACGGGGAGAGAGCCGAGTCGGGGCGGCGGGGCCGGGTATCCGACGGGTGTTCCTAGAGCCTGGAGCGCCACCAGCGTACCCGGGGGCAGTGAGGGCCATACTGGCTGCCGACCTGATCGTATTGGGGCCGGGCAGCCTCTATACCAGCGTGCTGCCCAACCTGCTTGTGCCGGGGATCTGCCAAGCTGTTCGAGCCAGCGGGGCGGTCAAGGTGTACGTGTGTAACGTAGCCTCGCAAGCGGGTGAGACGGACGGTTACAGCGTCCAGGAACACGCCGCCGCCATTGAGGAGAACGTCGGCCCGGGCACTTTCCACTACGTGCTGGCCAACAACTGCTGGCCAGACGGCGCAAGGGTGGCCTACGTGCGGCCGGAGAGCGGTAGGGCGCTGGGGCAAGCTCTCGTACTGGCTGACCTAGTGGACGAGCGGGTGCCCTGGCGCCATGACAGCGCCAAGCTAGGGCGAGCCCTGCTGGACTTCATAGGCTAG